Proteins encoded together in one Lachnospiraceae bacterium JLR.KK008 window:
- a CDS encoding 2-aminoethylphosphonate--pyruvate transaminase, with product MENRKIKRNVLLNPGPATTTDSVKMAQIVPDICPREKEFAEMMDEIREDLVRIVHGDPQKHTAVLFCGSGTISMDVCLNSLLPAGKKALIINNGAYSQRAVEICRYYGLEHTELAFSYDELPDLMMVEETLAADPQIALVYTTHNETGTGLLNPIREIGEIAHRYQAVFVVDTTSSYAMIPIDIEKDEIDFCMASAQKGIMGMTGLSYVIGNRSLIEQSAAYPKRSYYCNLYLQYDYFERTGEMHFTPPVQTIYAARQALREYWEEGETEKWRRHGRVFEAIHKGIAELGFHCLIDRKLQSGLVVAVRYPDDPAWDFERVHDYCYERGFTIYPGKIAGMDSFRLCALGAIDESDIREFFTVFAEALRSLHIQVPVSYKDV from the coding sequence GGCAACGACGACGGACAGTGTGAAGATGGCACAGATTGTGCCGGACATCTGTCCGAGGGAAAAAGAGTTTGCGGAGATGATGGATGAGATAAGAGAGGACCTTGTGCGCATTGTGCACGGAGATCCACAGAAACATACGGCGGTGCTGTTCTGCGGTTCCGGGACGATCAGCATGGACGTCTGTCTGAACTCGCTGCTGCCTGCGGGCAAAAAAGCGCTGATTATCAATAACGGGGCATACAGTCAGAGGGCGGTGGAGATCTGCAGGTACTACGGACTGGAGCATACGGAGCTGGCATTTTCCTATGATGAACTGCCGGATTTGATGATGGTTGAGGAGACGCTGGCGGCAGATCCACAGATTGCGCTCGTCTATACGACTCACAATGAGACGGGGACGGGACTCTTGAATCCGATCAGAGAGATCGGGGAGATCGCACATCGTTACCAGGCGGTGTTCGTTGTAGACACGACTTCCTCTTATGCGATGATACCGATTGACATCGAGAAAGATGAGATAGACTTCTGCATGGCATCGGCGCAGAAAGGCATTATGGGGATGACCGGTCTTTCCTATGTCATCGGGAACCGCAGCCTGATCGAGCAGTCTGCGGCATATCCGAAGCGGTCTTATTACTGCAACCTGTATCTGCAGTACGACTATTTCGAGAGGACCGGGGAGATGCACTTCACCCCGCCGGTACAGACCATATATGCAGCCAGACAGGCGCTGCGAGAGTATTGGGAAGAAGGGGAGACAGAGAAATGGCGTCGGCACGGGCGTGTTTTTGAGGCCATTCATAAAGGGATCGCGGAGCTGGGATTCCACTGTCTGATTGACCGGAAGCTGCAGTCCGGTCTGGTCGTGGCCGTCCGCTATCCGGATGATCCGGCCTGGGACTTTGAACGGGTACACGACTATTGCTATGAACGGGGATTTACGATCTACCCGGGGAAGATCGCAGGGATGGATTCGTTCCGTCTGTGTGCATTGGGCGCCATAGACGAAAGTGACATCAGAGAATTTTTTACAGTCTTTGCGGAGGCACTGCGGTCGCTGCATATACAGGTTCCGGTCAGCTATAAAGATGTGTGA
- a CDS encoding NTP transferase domain-containing protein — protein MRENRMKKQEIAIVMAAGLGSRMGALTEKTPKPLVQVGGVPLIETIIKGLERRGVGHIYIVTGYLCEQFGYLPEKYDNVSLIENGEYRTKNNISSLYAAGEVLGSADCFICEADLYVADADIFQRAGASSCYFGKIVSGYSPDWVFTVENGRIVRIGKGAENAYNMVGISYWKREDAELIRREIVRAYQMKGHETLFWDEIADRLLDKMDVRICEVPAESIHEVDTEAELRDLEFAVTVDQT, from the coding sequence ATGAGGGAAAATAGAATGAAGAAACAGGAGATTGCGATCGTCATGGCGGCGGGACTTGGCAGCCGGATGGGCGCGCTGACAGAAAAGACGCCGAAGCCGCTGGTTCAGGTCGGCGGGGTCCCTCTGATCGAAACGATTATCAAAGGCCTGGAGAGACGCGGCGTTGGCCATATCTATATTGTAACCGGTTATCTGTGCGAACAGTTTGGGTACCTGCCGGAGAAATATGATAACGTGTCGCTGATAGAAAACGGAGAATACAGGACGAAGAACAACATTTCGTCTCTGTATGCAGCGGGGGAAGTGCTCGGCAGTGCGGACTGCTTTATCTGTGAGGCTGATCTGTATGTGGCGGATGCGGATATTTTTCAGAGAGCCGGTGCGTCATCGTGTTATTTCGGCAAGATAGTTAGCGGGTATTCGCCGGACTGGGTCTTTACTGTGGAGAATGGACGGATCGTGCGGATCGGCAAAGGGGCGGAGAATGCTTACAATATGGTGGGTATCTCTTACTGGAAACGGGAAGATGCGGAACTGATCCGCAGGGAGATCGTCAGAGCTTATCAGATGAAAGGGCATGAAACACTGTTCTGGGATGAGATTGCGGACAGGCTGCTGGACAAAATGGATGTCCGAATCTGTGAGGTGCCTGCAGAGAGTATCCATGAGGTGGACACAGAAGCGGAGTTACGTGATCTTGAATTTGCAGTTACTGTTGACCAAACCTGA